In Ruminiclostridium papyrosolvens DSM 2782, the following proteins share a genomic window:
- a CDS encoding DUF445 domain-containing protein, with the protein MEKYSYTDENEKLRKKLRTMKIIATSLLVFMTLVFIIFRRLEGRGLLYSSIAAFAEASMVGALADWFAVVALFKHPLGLRIIPHTAIIAENKSRIAKALSNFVVSNFFTPDIIKSKLDKVSISKTVSAYVAKNREMIVKAIAVRLPYLADSFINDEKVGNYIKVQLNTKAKDICLYPLLGKSLTPLVESGYHKPIVKGILNATYKFISENKEKTILVLGGINKTLTMPFIGDLVYRKILEFLNRQTEEIDTNEEAEINKLIMSVIPKLINDMKNSQELIEKGETLKGQILDSEVYNKAVNMLTEVIVDYKNSYFENEEKLNEKVSLLIDMIISGINNNDILRETIDNSVIGGIESIVSQYGDRVGSLIYDTMEGWETKDMVDKLEVQVGADLQYIRINGTVIGGLAGLVIHLLTQLF; encoded by the coding sequence ATGGAAAAGTATTCTTATACAGATGAAAATGAAAAGCTTAGAAAAAAATTGAGAACGATGAAAATAATTGCAACGTCTCTATTAGTATTTATGACACTTGTATTTATTATTTTCAGAAGATTAGAGGGGCGAGGACTTCTGTATTCGTCTATAGCTGCTTTTGCAGAAGCCTCCATGGTAGGTGCCCTTGCAGACTGGTTTGCTGTTGTGGCACTTTTCAAGCACCCTTTAGGACTTAGGATTATTCCTCATACAGCCATCATTGCAGAGAATAAATCAAGAATAGCCAAGGCTTTGTCAAATTTCGTTGTCTCTAACTTTTTTACGCCTGACATTATTAAGTCAAAGCTGGACAAGGTAAGTATTTCAAAGACAGTTTCAGCCTATGTAGCCAAAAACAGAGAGATGATTGTAAAAGCTATAGCTGTGAGACTTCCTTATTTAGCTGATTCCTTTATAAATGATGAAAAAGTCGGTAATTATATAAAAGTACAGCTCAATACCAAAGCCAAGGATATATGCCTGTACCCTTTATTGGGCAAGAGTTTGACTCCACTTGTTGAATCAGGTTATCACAAACCTATCGTAAAGGGAATTCTTAACGCTACATATAAATTTATCAGTGAAAATAAAGAAAAGACAATCCTTGTACTTGGTGGAATAAATAAAACTCTTACTATGCCTTTTATTGGGGATTTGGTTTACCGAAAGATACTTGAATTCTTAAACAGGCAGACCGAAGAAATAGATACAAACGAAGAGGCTGAAATAAATAAATTAATAATGTCAGTTATTCCTAAGCTTATTAATGATATGAAAAATTCTCAGGAGCTTATTGAAAAAGGTGAGACGCTCAAAGGTCAGATATTGGACTCAGAGGTTTATAATAAAGCCGTAAATATGTTGACGGAAGTAATAGTTGATTACAAAAATTCATATTTTGAAAATGAAGAGAAGCTTAATGAAAAGGTCAGCCTGCTGATTGATATGATTATAAGTGGAATCAATAATAATGATATACTGCGTGAAACAATTGACAATTCAGTAATCGGCGGTATTGAAAGTATAGTTTCCCAGTATGGCGACAGAGTGGGTTCTCTTATATACGATACTATGGAAGGCTGGGAAACAAAAGATATGGTGGATAAGTTGGAGGTTCAGGTTGGAGCGGACCTGCAATATATCAGAATTAACGGAACAGTTATAGGTGGCTTGGCGGGACTGGTTATTCATCTTCTGACTCAGTTATTTTAA
- the yihA gene encoding ribosome biogenesis GTP-binding protein YihA/YsxC encodes MNIKNAAHEITAVKPNQYPVTGFSEIAFAGRSNVGKSSIINTLVNRKSLARVGSTPGKTRQINFFSVNENFYLVDLPGYGFASVSKEMKASWSNIIETYLYSRKENFLKMVVLLVDIRHSPSKDDITMYQWLKGFGLKTLIIANKADKITRGQINPRINDIRKVLQLDGDEKVIPFSTSNRLGLEQVWAEFDNVLNVTGEEQKA; translated from the coding sequence ATGAATATTAAGAATGCTGCACATGAAATAACGGCTGTAAAGCCTAACCAATACCCGGTTACAGGCTTTTCGGAGATTGCTTTTGCAGGAAGGTCAAATGTAGGCAAGTCTTCAATAATTAACACTTTGGTTAACAGAAAAAGTCTTGCAAGAGTGGGTTCAACACCGGGTAAGACCAGACAGATAAATTTCTTTAGTGTTAATGAGAATTTTTATTTAGTGGACTTGCCGGGATATGGCTTTGCCAGTGTATCAAAAGAAATGAAGGCATCATGGTCGAATATTATCGAAACTTATCTGTATTCAAGGAAAGAAAATTTTCTTAAAATGGTTGTATTACTTGTAGATATCAGACATTCTCCAAGTAAAGACGATATTACGATGTATCAATGGTTAAAGGGTTTTGGGCTCAAGACTCTTATCATTGCCAACAAGGCTGACAAGATAACCAGAGGACAGATAAATCCTCGCATAAATGATATACGTAAGGTTTTACAACTGGATGGAGACGAAAAGGTTATCCCGTTTTCTACTTCAAATCGGTTAGGTCTTGAACAGGTATGGGCAGAGTTTGATAATGTATTGAATGTTACGGGTGAAGAACAGAAGGCTTAG
- a CDS encoding MATE family efflux transporter, whose amino-acid sequence MQRLLGKNREFYSKLLTLALPITIQSLISSSLGVVDSVMVGSLGNQALAAVGVANQYGLIVFLLYNAIHSGCSIYVAQFWGKNDHSNIGRVVNLDIAIAAGTAFIMATIGILLPEQIISIFNTDPVVISQGAGFLRILSVSFVFASISFGFSVALRSIGKSAMPMIISATALGLNTLLNYVLIYGRFGIPAMGVRGAATGTLIARIVELIIFLVVVSKYFPLLKLRLSELRKVTKDLFSRVTKTMIPVILNEMCWGLGVAVYSIAYGRISTEAFDAVQITNNVVNLFMVAAFGMAGASAVMTGHVIGAGEEKKVRQYAWSFVRLCIVGGFLLGGLLYLFAPSIVSLFKVSGDVIETAIILMAMNAIILPIRFTNIVVIVGVLRGGGDATFAFVAESITMWLIGVPLSFIGALVLRLDVQWVVLMVMAEEIVKMICGVTRLRSNKWIKNVVREI is encoded by the coding sequence TTGGGGAATCAGGCATTAGCAGCTGTTGGTGTTGCCAACCAGTACGGTTTGATAGTATTTTTACTTTATAATGCTATACATAGTGGCTGCAGTATTTATGTTGCTCAATTCTGGGGTAAGAATGACCACAGTAATATAGGCAGGGTTGTAAATCTGGATATTGCAATAGCAGCAGGGACGGCTTTTATTATGGCGACAATAGGCATACTCCTGCCGGAACAGATTATTTCTATTTTCAACACCGATCCTGTGGTTATTAGTCAGGGTGCAGGTTTTTTAAGAATACTAAGTGTGAGTTTTGTATTTGCGTCAATAAGTTTTGGCTTCAGTGTGGCTCTCAGAAGTATTGGGAAGTCTGCTATGCCAATGATTATAAGTGCGACGGCACTGGGATTAAATACGCTTCTGAACTATGTACTGATATACGGAAGATTCGGTATACCGGCAATGGGAGTGAGAGGTGCTGCAACAGGTACGTTAATTGCCAGAATAGTTGAATTAATTATATTTTTAGTTGTTGTATCAAAGTACTTTCCTCTCCTTAAATTAAGATTAAGTGAACTTAGGAAGGTTACGAAAGATTTGTTTAGCAGGGTTACTAAGACTATGATACCGGTAATTCTTAATGAAATGTGCTGGGGTCTTGGTGTTGCGGTATATTCAATTGCATATGGCAGAATAAGTACTGAGGCATTTGATGCGGTACAGATTACAAACAACGTAGTAAACCTGTTTATGGTTGCTGCTTTTGGTATGGCCGGCGCTTCAGCGGTTATGACGGGACATGTTATAGGTGCGGGAGAGGAAAAGAAGGTAAGGCAGTATGCATGGAGTTTTGTGCGGCTTTGCATAGTCGGAGGCTTTTTGCTGGGAGGTCTTTTATATCTGTTCGCTCCATCCATTGTAAGTTTGTTTAAGGTAAGCGGTGATGTTATTGAGACAGCTATAATTCTTATGGCAATGAATGCCATTATTTTGCCAATAAGATTTACAAATATAGTTGTAATTGTGGGAGTTTTACGTGGAGGTGGAGATGCCACATTTGCTTTTGTTGCTGAAAGCATTACTATGTGGCTTATAGGTGTTCCTCTTTCTTTTATAGGAGCATTGGTTCTAAGACTTGATGTTCAGTGGGTAGTACTCATGGTAATGGCTGAAGAAATTGTGAAAATGATTTGTGGTGTTACCAGATTAAGGTCTAATAAGTGGATAAAAAATGTTGTCAGAGAAATTTAA